One window of the Labilibaculum sp. genome contains the following:
- a CDS encoding FKBP-type peptidyl-prolyl cis-trans isomerase, protein MKYSLLALCFAFLVSCSGSDDEKDYRAENEEEIAAYVLANNLTAEKTASGLYYVIEEEGTGAQLTSSSNVTVTYKGYYTNGTVFDDSKGNLVSFNLQGVIPGWTEGLTHFKEGGKGMLLIPAHLGYGSKDYNGIPGGSVLIFEIEVYTPEMIAAKNDEDILAYLEANSISATKSDSGLYYTIEEEGAGAQPTGTSNVTVAYKGYFLSGSVFDESSSAGVSFGLDEVIKGWKEGITYFKEGGKGKLFVPAALAYGSYNYSSIPGGSVLIFDIHLISVN, encoded by the coding sequence ATGAAGTATAGCTTATTAGCCCTGTGTTTTGCCTTTTTGGTTTCATGTTCGGGTTCCGATGATGAAAAAGATTACAGGGCAGAGAATGAAGAAGAGATTGCAGCTTATGTGCTCGCAAACAATTTAACTGCAGAAAAAACTGCATCGGGTCTGTATTACGTAATTGAGGAGGAGGGAACAGGAGCACAGCTTACAAGTAGTTCTAACGTAACTGTTACCTACAAAGGTTATTATACCAACGGTACGGTTTTCGATGATAGTAAAGGGAATTTAGTTTCCTTCAATTTACAAGGTGTTATTCCTGGTTGGACCGAAGGACTTACCCATTTTAAAGAAGGTGGCAAAGGAATGTTATTAATACCTGCCCATTTAGGATATGGCAGTAAAGATTACAATGGTATTCCCGGAGGTTCTGTACTGATTTTTGAAATCGAGGTATATACTCCTGAAATGATTGCTGCAAAGAATGATGAAGATATACTCGCTTATTTGGAGGCAAACAGCATAAGTGCAACCAAAAGCGATTCAGGTTTGTATTATACAATTGAAGAGGAAGGAGCAGGAGCACAGCCAACAGGTACGTCGAATGTAACTGTGGCCTACAAAGGCTATTTTTTGAGTGGATCTGTTTTCGATGAAAGTAGTTCAGCAGGAGTTTCTTTTGGATTGGATGAGGTAATTAAAGGCTGGAAAGAAGGTATTACCTATTTTAAAGAAGGAGGTAAGGGAAAGTTGTTTGTTCCTGCAGCCTTGGCTTATGGTAGTTATAACTATTCCAGTATTCCGGGAGGATCAGTTCTTATTTTCGATATCCATTTGATCTCTGTAAACTAA
- a CDS encoding DUF6261 family protein has protein sequence MNQKIFHYCNTSEISTVATNLLIAFSEGDWSADMALSAILTNLGSENEIFTKSIRFSKSGAQPKILHEKDEIADQLFICTKLFIWANLHAPEKDIAEKAQRIWSIFDANNLNLHRLSYESQMALTKSLIENINHPDVRPSLDSLTGVPLRFDAFAAASEDFRSTFLEFQQSAAGLEKVTPASTQKNVIRKIINDQLTAYLDSMALALPEKYAAINSVIAQHIESINTKARARKTRNTATEPELNITE, from the coding sequence ATGAATCAAAAAATTTTTCATTACTGCAACACGTCCGAAATTAGTACGGTTGCAACCAATCTTTTAATTGCCTTTTCGGAAGGCGATTGGAGCGCAGATATGGCTTTAAGTGCCATTCTTACAAATTTGGGCAGTGAAAATGAGATTTTCACGAAATCGATTCGTTTCTCGAAGAGTGGTGCGCAGCCAAAAATCCTTCATGAAAAAGATGAGATTGCAGACCAACTCTTTATCTGCACCAAGCTGTTTATTTGGGCAAACTTGCATGCTCCCGAAAAAGACATCGCCGAAAAGGCACAGCGTATTTGGAGTATTTTCGATGCTAACAATCTGAATCTGCACCGCCTGAGCTACGAAAGTCAGATGGCCTTAACAAAATCATTAATCGAGAATATCAATCATCCTGATGTAAGACCTTCTTTAGACAGTTTGACGGGTGTTCCACTCCGATTTGATGCCTTTGCAGCTGCATCCGAAGATTTTAGAAGTACTTTCCTGGAATTCCAGCAATCTGCTGCCGGTTTAGAAAAGGTGACTCCTGCATCAACTCAAAAAAATGTGATCCGTAAAATTATTAACGATCAGCTAACTGCTTATCTGGATAGCATGGCGCTTGCTCTTCCTGAAAAGTACGCTGCAATTAACAGTGTAATTGCCCAGCACATCGAGAGCATTAATACCAAGGCCCGCGCACGCAAAACCCGAAATACCGCCACCGAACCTGAGCTGAACATTACAGAATAA
- a CDS encoding sodium:solute symporter yields MSPVSILLVVVGYFSLLLIISYFTGRRADNKAFFVGNKQSPWYVVAFGMVGASLSGVTFISVPGWVKSIDFTYMQMVFGYMLGYIVVANILLPLYYRLNLTSIYSYLNGRFGKTSYKTGASFFLLSRTIGASFRLFLMANVLQITVFDAWNVPFFVTVLITILLIWLYTFKGGIKTIVWTDTLQTLFMLLAVGISIYLIMDRLNMDIAGLANTISESDYSRVFEFGDWQSKQNFFKQFFTGAFITIVMTGLDQDMMQKNLSCKNLGEAKKNMYWYGFAFIPANLLFLILGALLLIFAQHEGIAIPERGDDLFPLLATQYLGPVVSLFFLIGLMAAAYSSADSALTSLTTSFTVDILGADENDEAHTRKLRFRSHLLFSLLLLVVILIFRAINDDSVIAAIFTIAGYTYGPLLGLYAFGLFTKLKVKDNLVPVVAILSPIICYILKDNSVDWFGIAIGFELLMINGALTFLGLWLVRSK; encoded by the coding sequence GTGTCACCAGTTTCTATTCTACTTGTTGTTGTTGGGTATTTTTCCCTTCTGCTGATTATATCATATTTCACAGGCCGCAGGGCCGATAATAAAGCTTTCTTTGTTGGTAACAAACAATCGCCATGGTATGTAGTGGCATTTGGAATGGTTGGAGCATCGCTTTCCGGCGTTACTTTCATCTCGGTTCCGGGGTGGGTAAAGTCTATCGATTTTACCTATATGCAAATGGTGTTTGGCTATATGTTGGGGTATATTGTTGTTGCAAATATTCTGTTGCCACTTTATTATAGGCTGAACCTTACCTCAATCTATTCCTACTTGAATGGACGATTTGGTAAAACTTCCTATAAAACCGGAGCATCCTTCTTTTTACTGTCCAGAACCATTGGAGCTTCGTTTCGGTTGTTTTTAATGGCAAATGTGTTGCAGATTACGGTTTTTGATGCCTGGAATGTGCCGTTTTTCGTAACTGTTTTAATTACCATATTGCTGATTTGGCTGTACACGTTTAAGGGCGGAATAAAAACCATTGTTTGGACCGATACACTTCAAACTCTCTTTATGCTTTTGGCGGTTGGTATTAGTATTTACCTGATAATGGATAGGCTGAATATGGATATTGCCGGTTTAGCCAATACCATCAGCGAAAGCGATTATTCAAGAGTGTTTGAATTTGGAGATTGGCAAAGCAAGCAGAATTTTTTCAAGCAATTTTTTACCGGAGCTTTTATCACCATCGTGATGACAGGATTGGATCAGGACATGATGCAGAAAAACCTGAGCTGTAAAAATCTGGGCGAAGCCAAAAAGAACATGTATTGGTATGGCTTTGCTTTTATTCCGGCAAACTTATTGTTTCTGATTTTGGGTGCTTTGCTGCTGATTTTTGCTCAGCACGAAGGCATTGCAATTCCCGAAAGAGGAGATGATCTGTTTCCGCTTTTGGCCACACAGTATTTAGGACCAGTGGTTAGCCTGTTCTTTTTAATTGGACTGATGGCCGCGGCATATTCGAGCGCCGATTCGGCATTAACATCACTAACCACATCTTTTACGGTTGATATTTTAGGTGCCGATGAAAACGATGAGGCACATACCAGAAAATTAAGATTCCGGTCGCACCTTTTGTTTTCGCTGCTTTTACTTGTGGTGATATTGATATTTCGCGCCATTAACGACGATTCTGTAATCGCCGCCATTTTCACCATTGCGGGCTACACCTACGGTCCATTGTTGGGATTGTATGCTTTTGGCTTGTTTACCAAACTGAAAGTGAAAGATAATTTGGTACCTGTTGTTGCCATTTTATCACCGATCATCTGTTACATCCTAAAAGACAATTCGGTGGATTGGTTTGGAATTGCCATCGGGTTTGAGTTGCTGATGATTAACGGGGCATTAACCTTTCTGGGATTGTGGTTGGTGCGTAGTAAATAA
- the recR gene encoding recombination mediator RecR, which yields MSYTNFPSKLLENAVAEFSKLPGIGRKTALRLVLHLLNQPKEDVNLFGSSIIQLRNEIKHCNSCYNISDTNLCDICANPKRDHETICVVESIRDVMSIERTQQFNGIYHVLGGIISPMDGIGPSDLKIEPLIQKVSEGKAKEIILALSTTMEGDTTNFYLYKKLNKFKVPITTIARGVSIGDELEYTDEITLGRSILHRTPFDQNLQ from the coding sequence ATGAGTTACACCAATTTCCCTTCCAAGCTTCTTGAGAATGCTGTTGCTGAGTTTTCAAAACTTCCCGGTATAGGAAGAAAAACGGCATTGCGCCTTGTTTTGCATTTACTGAACCAACCCAAAGAGGATGTAAATCTTTTCGGTTCATCAATTATTCAACTGCGCAATGAAATTAAGCATTGCAATTCCTGCTACAACATCTCCGACACTAATTTATGCGACATTTGTGCCAACCCCAAACGCGATCATGAAACCATTTGTGTGGTAGAAAGCATCCGCGATGTAATGTCAATTGAAAGAACACAGCAATTCAATGGAATTTACCATGTTTTGGGAGGAATCATTTCGCCAATGGATGGAATTGGTCCCAGCGATCTGAAAATTGAACCATTAATTCAGAAAGTAAGCGAAGGAAAAGCAAAAGAAATTATTTTAGCTTTGAGCACTACCATGGAAGGAGATACAACCAACTTTTACCTCTATAAAAAACTGAACAAATTTAAAGTGCCTATAACAACAATTGCCAGAGGAGTTTCCATTGGCGATGAGTTGGAATATACCGACGAAATTACACTGGGAAGATCAATATTACACCGAACTCCATTCGATCAGAATTTACAATAA
- a CDS encoding dihydrolipoamide acetyltransferase family protein: MAKIEILIPAMGEGITEATITQFLKKVGDFVEEEDSIMEIATDKVDSEIPAPQSGTIVKFLFNEGDTPQVGDVVAILATAGEDTETEKIEESAKLEEAKPQIETSLKPVPSDSVAPQISNKTESGTFISPLVRTIAVAENITTDELNQIQGSGEAGRITKKDILEYLENKKSQAGKLISAEPIATPISSGSSVAVTAHKSYEGENVEIIEMDRMRKLIAQYMLNSKQVSPHVTSFIDVDVTGLVHWRNKVKDEFLKKENQKLTFTPIFVEAVTSALKDYPMVNVSVDGDRIIRKKYINIGMATALPSGNLIVPVIKATDELNLIGITTKVNDLAGRARNNKLQPDEIKGSTFTITNLGAFGSTTGTPIINQPEVAILAVGAIKKKPAVIETPHGDTIGIRHIMVLSLSYDHRVVDGALGGMFLKRIAENLENFDTKRTI, from the coding sequence ATGGCTAAAATAGAAATCCTGATTCCTGCAATGGGTGAAGGAATCACCGAAGCAACAATTACTCAATTTCTTAAAAAAGTTGGTGATTTTGTTGAAGAAGAAGATTCCATCATGGAAATTGCTACCGATAAAGTCGATTCAGAAATCCCGGCTCCTCAATCGGGTACTATTGTAAAATTCCTATTCAATGAAGGTGACACTCCTCAGGTGGGAGATGTTGTTGCAATTTTAGCAACTGCCGGCGAAGATACTGAGACAGAAAAAATTGAAGAAAGTGCGAAGCTCGAAGAAGCCAAACCCCAAATTGAAACTTCTCTAAAACCTGTCCCTTCCGATTCTGTTGCTCCTCAAATCAGTAATAAAACTGAAAGTGGAACTTTTATCTCTCCATTGGTAAGAACAATTGCTGTTGCTGAAAACATCACCACCGATGAATTGAACCAAATTCAAGGTTCAGGAGAAGCCGGCCGAATCACGAAAAAAGATATTCTCGAATATCTGGAAAATAAAAAATCACAAGCAGGCAAATTAATTTCTGCTGAACCAATTGCCACCCCAATTAGTTCAGGTTCATCTGTGGCAGTTACTGCTCACAAAAGCTACGAGGGCGAAAATGTTGAGATCATTGAAATGGATCGTATGCGTAAATTAATTGCGCAATACATGCTCAATTCAAAACAGGTTTCTCCTCACGTTACGTCCTTTATTGATGTAGATGTAACAGGCTTGGTACATTGGAGAAATAAAGTGAAAGATGAATTCCTGAAGAAGGAAAATCAAAAATTAACCTTCACTCCTATTTTTGTTGAAGCAGTTACCAGTGCTTTAAAAGATTATCCAATGGTTAATGTCTCGGTTGACGGAGATCGGATCATTCGTAAAAAATATATCAATATTGGAATGGCAACTGCACTTCCGAGTGGTAATTTAATTGTTCCGGTTATTAAAGCAACCGATGAATTAAATCTGATTGGCATCACCACAAAAGTTAACGATCTGGCCGGGCGGGCAAGAAACAACAAACTACAGCCCGACGAAATAAAAGGCAGTACATTTACCATCACCAACCTTGGAGCATTTGGCAGCACAACCGGAACTCCAATTATTAATCAACCCGAAGTAGCTATTTTGGCGGTTGGTGCCATAAAAAAGAAGCCTGCAGTAATCGAAACTCCTCATGGCGACACAATAGGTATTCGACACATCATGGTTTTATCCCTCTCCTACGATCATAGGGTTGTTGATGGGGCTCTCGGAGGAATGTTTCTAAAAAGGATTGCTGAAAACCTGGAAAACTTCGATACAAAAAGAACAATATAA